The Panthera leo isolate Ple1 chromosome A3, P.leo_Ple1_pat1.1, whole genome shotgun sequence genome contains the following window.
GGACCTGAGAAATGAGATCAATTTCCTGAAAGGAGATGCCTAGTGATCGACTTAATCCTACCAACATTATTAGAGCAAATCCATGTATAAAAGATGTCAAAAGTCGGGCTCATTCCGCACGGGGAGAATTGTAAGATATGGGTGGTGTGGCTTAAGGCTCTTTGCGTTGCAAGTAAGAAACCAACTTTGCTGACTCAAGCCAAAGGTTTCTGACTCCCACATGGCACGTGCGGGGTGAAGGGGCGGCTTACCTTTTGGGCGGGAGGAAGCTCAGGGTAGCATCGTGGAGCGCGGTGGTCTTAGGTGGCAGAGGCCTGGCTCCTTTTTCCTCTGATCCAAAGACCGGATTGCTCCCGGGGCAGGTGGGAGCCCGGCGGTGTGAGGGGAAGCATGGGTGCTCTCCCACTGTTCACCCCTTGGAATTAGGGGGCGGGGCAGCCACCCACCTCAGCCAGGTAGGGGCTGGAGGTGAGCTGGCAAACTGCCGCAGGCGCAGCAGCAACCTGAaaggagagggcagggcaggcctCACCCAGGTTTGGGGGCAGAGTTAAGGGGCTGGTCCTGATTCACGCGGCTCTAAGGAGGGCCGGGCGGTTCACTTCTGTATTTAACTGCCTGGTCTCTGCCTCATGGACCTGAGAGCGCTCCAGGTGTGAGTATTTTTAAACAGGTGGTTCTCGTTCGCAGCAGGATTGAGAATCACCATTTTCTTTATTCCCTAGTGGAGGCTTCCTCTTCACTCAGATTTGCCAATGCCCCGCGTGGCATCTCTCAGGCCATGTTTCCAACTTCCGTTTCTCCTAGATTGATTCTCTCCATATATCCTGATTTGAGTGCCCAGATTTGTTTGTCCAGAGCTTTCCACCAGCCATGAGCTTTTCTTTGGTATTTACTCACCCTTTCCGATTTGGATTCCCAAGAAAGAGAATTGGATTCCTTCGCTCTTTGCCACCATCAAGAGTATGGGTGGGGCTTCGTGGCCCCAGGTCCCCTCCCAGGCTGCAGGCCAGCTCGACCCCAGGACTACTAGTTGGGTAGTGTAatagggggagagaggggcactACTCGAGCCTTTGGGACTGAATGGGCCTGGGGGAGGGCTAGGGGAGGGGCAATGTCTCTTAGATTGATTTACTTGGTCAGCAAACACCTATCTCAGGATGCTTTGGATTTTTCCACTGGAAAACTGCACATAgtgggggttgtttgtttgtttgttttttgtttgtttttaagtaggctccacacccaggatGGAGCCCAacaggaggcttgaactcagaccctgagatcaagaccggagctgagatcaagagtgggtcGTTTAACTGacatagccacccaggcacccatgtacactatttttaaaaggacacttGACTCAGAAAATGTACTATCTCAATTCAGCAATTTCCACAAGTAGCACTTAATCAAAAAGCAAAGAGTTGGCTGTATCAGATGCAATGTCGTACTCTGGCCACTCAGATTAAACAATTTCTCCTTGTGTAATCAGCTAAAAAGAGACTAAAAAGATTCCTCTCccaactttccttttttcttttttcttaagcttatttatttattttgagagagagtgagagagtgagagcaggggaggggcagagagagagagagaatcccaagtaggctccacactcagctcagagcccgactcaaggctcaaactcatgaaccgtaagatcacgacccgagcggaaatcaagagtgggaggcttaactgactaaagccacccaggcgcccctcccaacttcctctttAGTTTTGGAGAAAGAACAACCGCAGGGAGGGTAGGGGAGCTACTTGAAAAAAGTTCTTGTTGCCAGGTTTGGGAGCAGACATGTGGAAGTGGTAGGCAGGGCTGACACATTTCTCTGGGCCTGAAGAGTTGCCTGGGGTGAAGCCAGGGAAGAGTCCAAGTTTCCTTGGTATCCCCAGCCTTCTAGCAGGCCTGTTAGGCCACATCACCGTTCCCTCTGGTCAAGAATACCTGTTGTTTGTCCTCAGCCTCTTCTTGGGAGAACAGAACCCCGCTTATTCCGGCGAttgctcctctccctgccccaaacCAGAGTCCAGGGAGAGGCTGCCATGTCACatgactcctgggtggctcctgaTTCAAGATGGGCCCATCAGAGGCATTCCCTGGCGTTCTTTGAACCGGAACTTGGAAGGAAAGTCTGCCTTTCTTGCGGCTAGGACGTGAAGTATAAAAATTAAGAGCTATCTATAGGCAGTGCAGTGAGTCATATACTGGCAGTATATGGTGAACACCAATCGACAATAAACATATCtaggggcgcccgagtggctcagccggttaagcatccgactttggctcaggtcatgatctcacggttcgtgagttcaagtccctcatcgggctctctgtcagcacagaacctgcctcagatactctcttcctctctctctgctcctccccaactcgtgcacacactctctcttaaaaataaataaaacaagggcggttggctggctcagtcagttaaatgtctgacttcgactcaggtcatgatctcacggtgagttcaaaattttttcaaagaaaaaaagtaaataaaatatgtatctgtAATAAAGCTGACCTGCAGGGAGAAGCAAACAGGTGATGTGGAGACCCAGGGGTGTGGTATGTTCCTGACATTTAGCTGGACCCCATCCTTTCTGCAGTCTGGCTCTTCAACCTCTCCTTCAATATGTGAAATGCCCCAGTGTCCAGCCAGCAGTGCAAAAGCGTACCAGTTAGCTATCGCCCTGTAGCTTACCCCAAAACTCGGTGACTTcagacatttattatctcatagtttctgctGGTCAAGAATTGGGAGTAGCTTAGCTGAGTGGTTCCGGCTCAAGCTGCAGTCAAGATGTCAGCTGGGGTGACAGTTGTCTGAAGGCTTAACTGTGACTGTGACTTGGAAGGAcccacttccaagatggcttaCCCAAATGGCTCTTGTTTTGGCAGGTTTGGTTCCCTGCTGGCTATTGGCAGGCCCGCTTCATTGGCTGTTGGTAAGAGGCCTCGGTTCCTCACGTGGACCTCCCCGCAGGCTGCTTGGGTGTTGTCACAACATGGCGGTTCCCTTCCCCCAGAGTGAGCAACTGAagagagcaaggaggaagccACAGTGCCTCTTATGACCTAGTCTCTGAAGCTGCACCTTGTCATTTCTGCTTTATTCTGTTCTTTAGAAGCAGATCCCTTTGTCCAGCCCACcctcaatcaggctccacacaagTAACCAACATGTATCTAATTCTGTGATCTCTCAGTTCTCCCTGAGCACTATCTTCTTCTGGTCTCTGggactccattcttttttttttttttttttttcatgtttatttatttttgagagagagagagacagagagacagaagcactATCTTCTTCTGGTCTCTGGGactccattctatttttttttttccatgtttatttttgagagagagacagagagacagagcatgagcaggggaggggcagagagagagggagacccagaatctgaagcaggctctaggctccgagctgtcagcacagagcccaatgcagggctcgaactcatcaaccgtgagatcacgacctgagccgaagtcggacgcttcaccgactgagacacccaggcacccctgtgggaCTCCATTCTTAGGCTTTTCCTTATTACGCTACCTAAAAACACCTCTTTCAGAGGTGCCTCTGATCCTCAGTTCTGTTTCATCCTGGCTTGTCAGCCATTATACAACTGAGTACATGTATTCCATGTAAAAGGTGGTTCTTCTTTGGCAGGACACCAATCCCTCCCCCATActgtggagaaagagaatatttttaaaccagaaaatGGGGGCATGGTATatgaacagaatatttaaaatttgtgctGCTCCAAAACTCAGGCCCAAGGTTGTTTTAACTACATACTTTCATTTCTTAGGGATCTTCAGAAATGACAGTGAACACTGGTTTCCCTGGTGGGCAGCTCCCTGAAAGATAAAGAAGGTGGCTGAGGAAGGAGCAGATGGTCAACTTGCTATCACCATGGTGACTGGGGTGCCGAGGACTGGGAGAGGCAGTGGACATAGTCTCTCGGAAAGCCGTCCaggagggaagtgggggtgggaaggcaggAGCCACACTGTGAGGGCGGGTGAACACAGTAGGGCTCTCGGTTGCAAGTGACAGACACTGACCAGGCCGATGTGAACAGTGAAGAATTTAGTGAAAGGACATGGGACAATCACAGAAATTCTGGGAACGCTGGTGAACCAGCTTTTGaaaaggggcaggggcaggaacaGGAAGGCTCCGTTACCAGGGCCCATATCCCGCTGCAGACCCAGACACCGTGCCCGCCACCATGGACTCAAGAGACAGCAGCTTGTAGCGCTCTGTGGCTGCCAGTACCCAGAGTACGGATACGGCAGCCACAGCGGCCGGAGTGGATGTGCCGCTACCCCTGCTTCTTGGCTCACTTGCTCCCAATTCAAAGTCCAGATCTATCTGATGGGCTGAGTCTAGACCACCGACCTGTGTCCATTTGCAAGGGAGCTAGGAAGCCAAACGTTTTCCGCTGCTGTTGTGGGAGGTGGGCTGCACCTCCCTCCGGGATGCAAAGGGTAGGGGAATCTTCAAACAGGAAGAAGACCTTGATCCTGGCATCCCGGACTCCTCAGAGCCCACTCCAGGGAGTAAGAAATGGAAGGCCTAAGATCATTCTCGTAAGAAgtttggaggggaagggaaagagagcattAAACTGAAGGAATAGCAAAaccaaagggttttttttcttccctttttttctttcctttttggtaaGATTAAGAGGCCTTAACAGCAGTGTCCTAGAGGAGCAGCTTcatagagaagaaataagaaagtttCTTGACACGAGAGAATTAGCTGGCACTCCATTCTGACTCTGTAGCAGCTGGACAGAACTGTCCAAGGACGAGACCACTTTGGATAAAAGGACATTGCCTCTGAAACAAAGGAACTAGACGCATCACCAATGACTCTTCAAAAGTTTCAGTTGTCTGTTGCCTTTAATTAATCTCTAAATAGAGAACATATTCTTCTATAATTATAATATGCAAATGTCTATGgacaaaatagataatttttttggCAAATGCCTAGGAAAGAATGGTGTCAGCCAAGTTCATCCAAGGTTTTAAGCAGCAGCATCTACACAGTCAGGATGTGGTCAGTGTTTGGGAACGGAGGTAAATATCCGCAATCCATGCatccctttgatttcttcttttagtgCCTAAGTAAGTAGAAAAGCATCACTGTTTGTTTTGCATTTGACATTGAATACATTAAGTCTCTGTGAGAATATCTGCGTATAGCTCTGTGTTTGTAGGAGGCTTTGTCTAAACAGTTTTTACCttcttaaaaaaaggttttttatttttttgaatatccAATGAGGCTCAAAAATCAAAAGTTATAGAAGGCATACAGTGAAGTTTCCCCCACACCTGACCTCCACACACCCCCCCATTCCCACCTCCATCCCCAAATAGAGAACCCTTATTAATTTCTTGTGTGTCTTTGCAACGATTGAAAAATGCATGTTTAGGCTACTATGAATATATATCCACCCAGCTGCCTTTTAATAGCACAAATGGTAGCATTTCAAACACATTGTTCTATACTTCCCCTTCTCCACTAGCCACTAGAGGTCTTAATTATGTACTGCTGGTAGACCTACCAATTTGCATTTAGGTGGCTATGTGCCTCTGGCCCAGCCCGATAGGTCCAGGGGCAACACGTGACCCAAACTGAACCAATCAGAATCTCTGCTGGGATTTTTCAGTGTGGAGCCAGTCTTTTGAGTCACTCTACTTGAACAAGGTCAATTGGAGATGGCTGGGGGCCATGTTCTCCAACAAGAAGAGAAagcctggggcacccgggtggctcagttggcatccgacttcagctcaggtcatgatcttagggtccatgagtttgatccccacatcgggcCATGGGCTGagagctcggaccctggagcctgctttgcattctgtgtctccctcttgctctctgcccctcccctgctcgcgctctgtctctctctcaaaaataaataaacattaaaaaaaaaagcaagcaagcaagcaagcctgTCTCCAATAGGAGAAAATGAGGCCAACACACAGAAGCCAAAAGCTCAgaggagagagagtacaagcagatGAACTTGTTTAAGACCCTGAATTTAGATATGTCAGAAACCAGATAAATTAATTACATGGGCCAATTAATTccctttgtttgcttttgctaGTTTACacgaaaaaaattcttaacatgtGCAGTCAGGTTTATAGTCAGAAGGATCCTTAGAGAGAATCTGGTCCCATCCCTTTCtctgataaaaaagaaatagaatctaTCCCCTGTCAAAATTCAGCAAGCAAATAACAGAATTAGGACCTGAGCCCGATGTCCTGGCCACTCCTGGTTTCCCTGGGGCTCCTGGTCAGCCCTGATGCTGGAAGCTCATCTGTGCTGGGAGCCAATGAACTGCCCCACCACCTGCGTATTCACACACAACCCCCTCAGCTCTGCAGACAACAGAAATGTCCCCGGGGGAAAAAGCTTCCTGTGATCACTGGGGGAAGGGAACACAGACCCCTGGGTCACAAGCTCTCTGCTTTCTGTAGGCACAGAGTACCCCTTAAAGGCTGTCCCTGACCATATTTGAGCTGCAACCTGGGCCACAATTCTTAAAGCCTCCTTGGCTAGGCGAGGGCCCAGCCACACTTTCACATGGAAGGCCCTGACCCCTCATGTCCTGTATACTTACCCCTCTGAATGCCTTCCACCAACTCTCTTGCAGGCTTCTAAGGACCTGTGACCTAGGTAGGTCACTGTATCTCCCAGCTACAGAGGGCCTTAGAGATCACCTGGGTCACATCACAGTTGAGGGAACCGAGTCCCTGGTAGGGAAGGGACCTGGCCAAAGCCCCACAGTTTGTAAAATGTAGTTTGGGTACACATTTCTCAGCACCTGCTATTGTGCTGGGCTCACAGATGAAAATGTTGTAGACAAcaatgatgataatggtgatggcCATTGATGTTTACCGAGGGCTTACTAGTAAGGTGTCAGACGGTATTCTCAGTGCTCTACGTGTGCTTTACCACTAATTTTCAAAACAGTCCTTTGAGGCAGGTACTACTACTCTCCCCAGTGACAGATTAAAAAACTGAGGCATAGGGAGGTTGAGtaagttgctcaaggtcacagagctagaaagCAGCAGAGCCCAGATTTGTAATGTGGGCAGACAGACTCCAGAACCTGCATCCTTGACCACTTGTAACAGTGGCTCCCGACCGGGGGATGCACTCAAATGAACAGTGCCCCTAGGAGTGCAGGCTCACTAGGCAGCCTGAGTAGTTTTGGGGACAAAACCCAAAGTCTAACCGGTTGGAGATGATTTGGGTCACTGAGGTCCTCCCTGTCTTGTCTTGGCTCCAACCCCTGACATCATGTGAGACTAGAAGCACTTCTGGGGGAGCAAAGTAGTTGTTCCACCCCAGACTTCCCAGGCAGACCAGCAGCACACCATATGGTCATGGATGCCCACATCCGAGGGAAAGGCTGGGCTCCGTGAGGAACCCAAAGATGGATCCCAAAGGGAACAGCCTACAAAGGGCTGACAGGGCCAAGGGACAGATGGCAGGGATGTAAGTATCCAGGACACAATGCAGAAAATATTGGAGTCAGAGAATGCAAGGGCATTCGCTCCCTGCCACGCAGGTAGGGGAGGCAGCATTTGAGCAGGGtgcaggaggggaggaagggagcccaGGCAGGAGGTCTGATCTTGGCAAAGGTCCAGATGCAAAGACAGAACGGTaggcaggggccaggggagggttCATTCAGAGAAGGGTGGGGAAAGGCCTGGAATAGCAGTCTGGGACACCAGAACTTGATATACAAGGAGCCACCGAGGGATTCTTATGACCAGAGCTGTGCTGTACAGAAATTAAACCAGTTCACAATGTACAAGACCTTCCAGAATGATTCAAACACACCtgatgcaggggagggggcaagtTTACAGATATAGGCCCAGGGTCAAGGCTGGTATAGATTCCAAGTAAAAGAAGCATAGAGAATGAATAAACCGGGCCTGGGTCTGGTTAAATCTGATGTTCCAGACCCCTAACATTATGTCACTGGGTCTGGGGCAGCTAGAGCAATTCTCAATCATGCCATGCCTCAATTTGCCCATCTCTAAAGCAGTCCAAAGAAGTgctaaaaaaatcttcaaatctacaaaaacatctatttttacaaaatacatttaatatgtgTCAATAACAGTAAACACCTGTAGCATTATCCAAGGAAATATACAAGGAAACTATTGGGAGGCTTGTTTTCAATTCTGAGTAAAATTCCTATTTGCCCACAGTCCGATTCCAGGTAGTTCCAGATTATGTTTTGCTCAGGTCCTGAATGCTCTTTGCATGAGTGCGGTATTGTAGTATTTGTTCCTAGGACTAACAGTTAAATACCATCCCCACTCGTCAGGCCCTCTCAAGATGCTGGAGATCAACGGCAAAGGAGCCTTGTTGCTTGTACTGACCTGATTTACCATCTGGTGCTGCTGGACAGTTCTCTTCTCCTTAAATTCTTCTGACTCGATCTGGATTTCATACATAGCCCCACAGCCTCCTGAAATAAACATGACTCAAAAGTGTTTCAATTATTAACTTACGGTAGCCACAGTCCCATATGTCCTTAGAGTACCGTACGATCCAAAGAAGGTCTGAAATGTTATTGTTCAGCAGAAAGTTGCTAAGACTGTTAGGAAAACATCATGGCTTCTAACCTGACCACACCCTCCCCGCAGGCTGCCTCGATCCAAAACGTGCTGTTCCTTTTTCAAGGCAGTTGCACTACCCAGGATGATTACTTGTGGGGTGCGAAAGATAAGGCACAAAGCATGGAAAACCTAGGAAATGTAGGtttgccttgtatttctttttaataggcCAATAATCCCCAGGGAAGAGGATGGGAGAGACCGAAGTTCAGTGTTCAACCTTCCTAAGCAccagcaaaaaaatatttttaaaaatgcaaaaaatacacTAAAGTTTGGCTTGAAAACTGTGTAAtactaaccaaaagaaaagaaa
Protein-coding sequences here:
- the BOLA3 gene encoding bolA-like protein 3 isoform X2, which encodes MLPLLHCAQRMFASQTEGELKVTQILKEKFPRATAIKVTDISGGCGAMYEIQIESEEFKEKRTVQQHQMVNQALKEEIKGMHGLRIFTSVPKH